The sequence below is a genomic window from Myxococcales bacterium.
GCCGAAGAGCATGGGCGCCGCGGCAGGGCGTCCCGTGGTGCTGGTCGTGTTCTCGGACGAGAACGTGGCGGTGGAGTCCTTGGCCGTCGTGCCGCTCGCGGACGAGCTGCCCCCGCCGGCCCCGAAGCCCTGGAAGCCGGGGGACGACAGCGGAGATTGATAGAACCCTCGCGGTGGCTGGGGAGGGTGGTATAGAGGCGCCGGTGGCTGACCAAGAGGATCAGAAACAGCTCTCTCGACGCGCACGCCGACGTGCTGCCGCGGCCGAGACGGACGCCGACCGCGACAACGAGTCGGAGGTCGACGAGACCCCGCCGGACTCGGACGAGGCGGCGGACGAACGAGCGCCGGACTCCGCTGACTCGGACGACGAAGATCTGACGGAAGCCGAGGCGGGTGCCGACGCCGACGACGAAGCGCCAGCGAAGCTCAGCAAGAGCGAGAAGAAGCGCGCCAAACAAGAGGAGAAGAGCGCGACCAGCGCGGTGCGCGATCGCAACAAACGCCTGCGAGCCGAGGGCGCACAGACCCGTCGCAAGAAGTCGCAGAAGCGTGGCAAGGAGCGGCAGGCGGCCGTGGCGCGGGGGCTCGATGCCTCCGAGATGATGGACGACGCGTTCGCCCGTGGAACCCACGCGGCCTCGCAGTTCATTCGCAAGAATTTCAGCGCGATCCAGTGGGTGATCGTGCTCGGCATCGCGGGTGGTATCGGCTGGCAGATCTACTCGTGGCGCAGCCACAAGACGGCCGGCAAGACCTCCGACGGCTTGATGGCCGGGGTCGACGACGAGCTCTCCAAGGTGGGGACCGAGGCCGCGAATACCGAAGACAAGACGCTGACCGGGCGCAGCTCATTTCCCACGGAAGAGGCGCGCCTCGAGGCGGCGTACAAGGCCTTCGAAGCGGCGGAGAAGGCCCAGCCCGGCTCCGGCACCTCGTTGCTCGCAACACTCGGTCGGGCCGGCGTTCTGTACGATCAAGGCAAGTACGACGAGGCCAAGACGGCCTACGAAAAGGTCCAAGCTTCCGAGCTTGCCAAGCACGATGCTGACGTGCGCCTGCGCTCGCTCGAAGGGGTTGGCCTGTGCCTCGAGGCGAAGGGTGATTCCGACGCCGCCATCAAGGTGTTCCAGGAACTGGAGAAGTCCGATGAACCGGGCTTTGGCTCGCTCGGCATGTATCACCAAGCGCGAGTCCTGGTGACCAAGGGCGAAAAGGACAAAGCCAAGGAGCTGCTCGGCAAGGTCAGCGAGAAGCTCGTCAAAGAGAAGTCGCCGTATCAGACCGCGAGCTACGTCGAGAAGGCGTCACGCGACCTCATGGCCATCATCGATCCGACGACCGCACCGGCGAGCGGCTCCAGCTACTCCGCCGATCAGCTCGATCAGATGCGGGAAGCCATCCTCAAAGATCCGACCAAGCTGAAGAAGATGCTCGAGGACATGGGGAAGATGAAGGTCCCGCAGATGCCTGATCCGGGCGGGGCACCCATGCCGCTGCCCGAGGAGCCGGAACCCACACCGGAGCCCGCGCCGCCAGCGAGCGGAGCGCCGTGAGCCGAGCCCGCTCGCTCGCTGTCGGGCTGTGCGTGACGCTCGGAGCGGCCGGAGCCTTCGGGTGTGAGGCGCTGCGCGCCGGGGCAAGCCCCGAGCTGCCGCTCTGGAAGTACCGCCCGAGCGGCTCGCTCTCGCTGGTATATAAGCGGCAGATCGTCGCGGAATCTCGCAAGGTGGGTGAACCTTACGAGCGGGGTCAGCCGGAGCTGGACGTCAAGCGTCGGCGCATCTTCGTGGGCTCGAGCGATCGCGGGCTCTACTCAATCAATGCGGTCAACGGTGAGGTGCAGTGGCGGTTCGAGACCTTGGGTTTCGTGCAGTGCGCGCCGCTCTACGACGCCGGCGAGGACGTCGTCTACTTTGGCTCGAACGACGGGGCGCTGTATCGGATCAAGGCGAGCACCGGCGAGCTCGAGTAACGCTTCTCGACGAACGCCAAGGTGTCTCGGCGCCCCGTGCTCACGAACGGCGTGATCTTCGCGGTCAACGCCAACGACACGGTGATCGCCCTCGAGGCCAAGACGGGCAAACTCATCTGGAGCCAGCACCGGACCCCGGCGCTGGGGATGGAGGTTGCCGGATACTCGGGGCCGCTGGTGTGGCGCGGCAAGGTCTTCGCCGGTTTCAGCGACGGAACGGTCACGGCGTTTGATGCGCGCTCGGGGGACGAGATCTGGCAGCCGGTCGATCTCGCGGCCGAGGCGGAGCAGGGCCTGGGAGAAATTCCGACCTATCTGGACGTCGACACCACGCCCGTGGCTGATACGCTCGACACCGGCCCGGTGGTGTTCGTGGGCAGCTACGCCGGCGGGGTCTGGGCGCTCGACGCCGACAGCGGCACGCCGGTCTGGTCGAATCCTGGAGTGGAAGGCGTGAGCGAGCTGACCCTCTGGACGCAGCCCGCGCACGCGCCACGGGACGGCAAAGGCCCGATGATCCCGGAAAAGAAGCTGCTGCTCGCTGCGACCGGCACGACCGGACTCTGGGCGCTCGATCCAGAGACGGGGCGCGACGAGTGGCGCCGGGCGCTGCCGGACGGCGGAATTTCGGCCCCGGTTGCCATCAACGGTGCGCTCCTGGTGAACACCACCAAGCTCGGGGTGTTTCTGCTTTCGCCGCTCGACGGCAGCGTCATCGACGGCATCCACCTGGTCGACGGTTCGTCCCACACGCCGGCGGCCCACGGCAATCGAGCGTTCGTGGTCTCGAACCACGGCGATCTGATCAGCCTCCAGGTCGCACGACCCAACTGAGCGCCCAGAGCTGGCTGGCCGCTGAGACGGCGCGGGCGCGGGCACGTTTACGGGAAGAAACGCGGCCGGCGGGCACGGGTACGTTTACGGGAAGAAACGCGGCCGGCGCTCAATGCCCGCGGAGGCAGCGGCTGCAAAGAGGTCGCGCCAGGCGTGTACGGGAAGAAACGCGGCCGGGGCGCTCAATGCCCGCGGAAAACCCACTCATAAAAGATCGCATAAGATAGATTATGTTAACTTTTTGAAACGGGGTCGCTCAGGGGCTGGGCGCCTGGCGCGACAGCCCGCGTGCTCGCGCCCGTGCCCCTACGACCCCCGTGCCCATAACGGCACGTAGTGGTTTGCAGCCCGCGTGCTCGTGCCCTTGCCCTTACAGCACGTAGTGGTCGCCGATGCCCATCACGCCGAGGTTCACACCCTTCAGCCGCGCGCACTCCTGCTCGACCTCACCCTGGAACACGGGCTTGATGTGATAGAGCAGCGTCGGCAGGTCCTTCGGATTGCCGAACTTCTTCAGGTCCTTCTGGAGCGTGCGCGGTGTGTGGTGGCCGCTCACCGTCGCGAGCTTCTGCTCTCGGTTCGGGAAGCTGACCTCCATCAAGAGCGCCTTCAGGTTCGGTGTTTCCTTGAGCAGCTTCCAGATGCGGTCCGTTGGCCCGGTGTCGCCGCTGTAGCCGATGGCGGTGTCGGCGGTCTCCACGATGAAACCAGCTGATTCGATGGTGTGATTCACCATCACGCTGCGAACCGTGTAGCCGGCCACCAGCGTCGGTTTCTCCGGGGTGAGCGGCACGAAACGGATCGTCGGATTGGCCTTGCTCGGGATCTCGGAAAAATCCGGCCAGATCAGGTTATTGAAGAAGTGCTTCTTCAGCACCCGGATGGTCGCCGTGCTCGCCGCGACCAACAGCGGCTCGCACTCCGCCTGGCAGCGGTTGTCGGCGATGGTGGCCAGATCTCGGACGTGGTCGAGATGGGCGTGGCTGACGAGCACCGCCTGCAGCCGGAACTGGAGCTTGAGGTCGAGCCCGCTCGTCAACGAGCCCGCATCAATGGCCAGCCGCTCGTCCACGACGAAGGCGCTGGTGCGATGCTTCGGCGTTTCCCCGCCGTGGCAGCCGACTACGCGAAGCTCCATGAGGCTCCGAAATTCCAAGGCCAGTCTATCCCGCGGATCTCCAAGCGGTCAAAAGCGCCTCGTGTTGTGCAGGAAACGAGCGGTGTCATCACTGATTGGGGTCGGGCCTCGAAGCCCGACGGCCGGTTCACATATCGAAGCCGCCCATGCCGCCCATGCCGCCCATGCCGCCCATGCCGCCCATGCCGCCCATGCCACCCATGCCGCCCATGCCACCCATGCCGCC
It includes:
- a CDS encoding tetratricopeptide repeat protein, with amino-acid sequence MADQEDQKQLSRRARRRAAAAETDADRDNESEVDETPPDSDEAADERAPDSADSDDEDLTEAEAGADADDEAPAKLSKSEKKRAKQEEKSATSAVRDRNKRLRAEGAQTRRKKSQKRGKERQAAVARGLDASEMMDDAFARGTHAASQFIRKNFSAIQWVIVLGIAGGIGWQIYSWRSHKTAGKTSDGLMAGVDDELSKVGTEAANTEDKTLTGRSSFPTEEARLEAAYKAFEAAEKAQPGSGTSLLATLGRAGVLYDQGKYDEAKTAYEKVQASELAKHDADVRLRSLEGVGLCLEAKGDSDAAIKVFQELEKSDEPGFGSLGMYHQARVLVTKGEKDKAKELLGKVSEKLVKEKSPYQTASYVEKASRDLMAIIDPTTAPASGSSYSADQLDQMREAILKDPTKLKKMLEDMGKMKVPQMPDPGGAPMPLPEEPEPTPEPAPPASGAP
- a CDS encoding 3',5'-cyclic-nucleotide phosphodiesterase, encoding MELRVVGCHGGETPKHRTSAFVVDERLAIDAGSLTSGLDLKLQFRLQAVLVSHAHLDHVRDLATIADNRCQAECEPLLVAASTATIRVLKKHFFNNLIWPDFSEIPSKANPTIRFVPLTPEKPTLVAGYTVRSVMVNHTIESAGFIVETADTAIGYSGDTGPTDRIWKLLKETPNLKALLMEVSFPNREQKLATVSGHHTPRTLQKDLKKFGNPKDLPTLLYHIKPVFQGEVEQECARLKGVNLGVMGIGDHYVL